The following are encoded in a window of Amycolatopsis lexingtonensis genomic DNA:
- a CDS encoding dipeptidase, which translates to MTNEALQRAGKLLDAAILADGHNDLPWELRQHGGPNPVEAAASLDLTVRQPALHTDFPKLADGKLGMQFWSVYVPCEFEGHSAVTAVLEQIEVVHQLAERYPDRLRLVDTADEAEAAFADGRIASLLGAEGGHSIAESLGVLRILRRLGVRYMTLTHNFNTTWADSGTDEPAHGGLTEFGRDVVREMNKIGMMVDLSHVAPSTMRAAMEVSSVPVIFSHSSCIAVNDHPRNIPDDVLAKLPGNGGVAMVTFVPAFISPKVAAWDQELKAAMEAAGREYRNLAQRGEFVKEWDGPVKPKATVGDVVAHIEHAREVAGVDHIGLGGDYDGVGTLPEGLEDTSKYPVLFAALLERGWSEEDCAKLAGKNTLRVLREVDGFAR; encoded by the coding sequence CCTGCCGTGGGAGCTGCGGCAGCACGGCGGCCCGAACCCGGTCGAGGCGGCCGCGTCGCTGGACCTGACCGTCCGGCAGCCGGCCCTGCACACCGACTTCCCGAAGCTCGCCGACGGGAAGCTCGGCATGCAGTTCTGGTCGGTCTACGTGCCGTGTGAGTTCGAAGGCCACAGCGCCGTGACCGCCGTCCTCGAGCAGATCGAGGTCGTCCACCAGCTCGCCGAGCGCTACCCCGACCGGCTCCGGCTGGTCGACACCGCCGACGAAGCCGAAGCCGCGTTCGCCGACGGCCGGATCGCGTCGCTGCTCGGCGCCGAGGGCGGGCACAGCATCGCCGAGTCGCTCGGCGTGCTGCGGATCCTGCGCCGTCTCGGCGTCCGCTACATGACGCTGACGCACAACTTCAACACCACGTGGGCCGACTCCGGCACCGACGAGCCGGCCCACGGCGGGCTCACCGAGTTCGGCCGCGACGTCGTGCGCGAGATGAACAAGATCGGGATGATGGTCGACCTCTCCCACGTCGCGCCGTCGACGATGCGGGCGGCGATGGAGGTCAGCTCGGTCCCGGTGATCTTCAGCCACTCCTCGTGCATCGCGGTCAACGACCACCCGCGCAACATCCCCGACGACGTCCTGGCCAAGCTGCCCGGCAACGGCGGCGTCGCGATGGTCACCTTCGTGCCGGCGTTCATCTCGCCGAAGGTCGCGGCCTGGGACCAGGAGCTGAAGGCCGCCATGGAGGCCGCGGGCCGGGAGTACCGGAACCTCGCCCAGCGCGGCGAGTTCGTGAAGGAGTGGGACGGCCCGGTCAAGCCGAAGGCCACCGTCGGCGACGTCGTCGCGCACATCGAGCACGCCCGCGAGGTGGCCGGCGTCGACCACATCGGCCTCGGGGGCGACTACGACGGCGTCGGCACGCTGCCCGAGGGGCTGGAGGACACCTCCAAGTACCCGGTGTTGTTCGCCGCGCTGCTCGAGCGCGGGTGGAGCGAAGAAGACTGCGCGAAGCTGGCCGGCAAGAACACCCTCCGCGTCCTCCGGGAGGTTGACGGCTTCGCCCGTTAG
- a CDS encoding LapA family protein encodes MTHARGDAADRPTGSAHHDLPEGALEPAELRAGDVRPGEEEVTPVRPAPAKPAGKARPTRISGTWVAVIAGLVVLVVLLVFILQNLDPATVRFFGAEGSLPLAIAMLFSAIGGAVLVALIGGARILQLRKQARRR; translated from the coding sequence ATGACGCACGCGCGCGGGGACGCGGCCGACCGCCCCACCGGTTCCGCACACCACGACCTGCCCGAGGGCGCACTGGAACCCGCCGAGCTGCGGGCCGGCGACGTCCGGCCCGGCGAGGAGGAGGTCACGCCGGTGCGCCCGGCGCCGGCCAAACCGGCGGGCAAGGCCCGGCCGACGCGGATCAGCGGCACCTGGGTCGCGGTCATCGCCGGCCTGGTCGTGCTGGTCGTGCTGCTGGTCTTCATCCTGCAGAACCTCGACCCGGCGACGGTGCGGTTCTTCGGCGCCGAAGGCAGCCTGCCGCTGGCCATCGCGATGCTGTTCTCGGCTATCGGCGGCGCGGTGCTGGTCGCGCTGATCGGCGGCGCCCGGATCCTGCAGCTGCGGAAGCAGGCCCGGCGCCGCTGA
- a CDS encoding maleylpyruvate isomerase family mycothiol-dependent enzyme, whose amino-acid sequence MSPTRWGPPIDVLPYFSKEEQALMTLLGALTQEDWTRPTMCAGWTVKDIAAHLLGGKVGRLSRSRDGHAAEAPRAGESFPRFIDRINEEWVVACRRLSTDVLLTMMYEFMGQTTEYWAKLDLDADGDPVSWAGVEPAPRWLDAARDYSEFWVHHVQLREALEHTPLEAEYAEPIADTFVRALPHTLRDVDARVGKQVGYTVTGAGKWYARRERDGWVLDRGAPPSRTPLATVTTDLDTLWRLCTRNAADLARVRTTGDENVCAVVLGMTSIIV is encoded by the coding sequence ATGAGTCCGACGCGCTGGGGTCCGCCGATCGACGTCCTCCCGTACTTCTCGAAGGAAGAGCAGGCGCTGATGACCCTGCTCGGCGCGCTGACCCAGGAAGACTGGACGCGGCCGACGATGTGCGCGGGCTGGACGGTCAAGGACATCGCCGCCCACCTGCTGGGCGGCAAGGTCGGCCGGCTGTCCCGAAGCCGCGACGGGCACGCCGCCGAAGCCCCCCGCGCGGGTGAGTCCTTCCCCCGCTTCATCGACCGGATCAACGAGGAGTGGGTCGTCGCGTGCCGCCGCCTCTCGACGGACGTGCTGCTCACGATGATGTACGAGTTCATGGGCCAGACGACCGAGTACTGGGCGAAGCTGGACCTCGACGCCGACGGCGACCCGGTGAGCTGGGCCGGCGTCGAGCCCGCGCCGCGCTGGCTCGACGCGGCCCGAGACTACTCGGAGTTCTGGGTCCACCACGTGCAGCTGCGCGAAGCGCTGGAGCACACGCCGCTGGAGGCGGAGTACGCCGAGCCGATCGCCGACACGTTCGTCCGCGCGCTGCCACACACCCTGCGCGACGTCGACGCGCGCGTCGGCAAGCAGGTCGGCTACACCGTCACCGGCGCCGGCAAGTGGTACGCCCGCCGCGAGCGCGACGGCTGGGTCCTGGACCGCGGCGCACCGCCGTCGCGCACCCCGCTGGCCACGGTGACGACGGACCTGGACACGCTCTGGCGGCTCTGCACCCGCAACGCCGCCGACCTCGCCCGCGTCCGCACGACCGGCGACGAAAACGTTTGCGCCGTCGTCCTCGGGATGACCTCGATCATCGTCTGA
- a CDS encoding Abi-alpha family protein: protein MNAERPNGRGTGDEVADLARRAGQLAGWAARTGFALGRKLPGVETAERGVRQVERQVLTELRRRLDQVDDPYHAALTAASAMNRPSVPGSVEATVTIVPARDNAVEPLRAAMAELLNHSIGFGRDRAREYFYAIILRQLTPDEARILSALSDGSPFPAVDVVERTGIGGTGRVALRNASTVGKAAGVSLPDQVPGYVTRLIGLGLVDLDEEVPSLETQYEILLTDETVRDAEKHVKRAKYVRRTIHISRLGAQFWQACDPSLG, encoded by the coding sequence GTGAACGCAGAGCGACCGAACGGCCGGGGTACCGGTGACGAGGTGGCCGACCTGGCCCGCCGCGCCGGTCAGCTGGCCGGCTGGGCCGCGCGCACCGGGTTCGCGCTCGGGCGCAAGCTCCCCGGGGTGGAGACCGCCGAACGCGGGGTCCGGCAGGTGGAGCGGCAGGTGCTGACCGAGCTGCGCCGCCGGCTCGACCAGGTCGACGACCCGTACCACGCGGCGCTGACCGCGGCGTCGGCGATGAACCGCCCCTCGGTGCCCGGGTCGGTCGAAGCCACCGTGACGATCGTGCCCGCGCGCGACAACGCCGTCGAGCCGCTGCGCGCCGCGATGGCCGAGCTGCTCAACCACTCCATCGGCTTCGGCCGCGACCGCGCCCGCGAATACTTCTACGCGATCATCCTGCGCCAGCTGACGCCGGACGAGGCCCGCATCCTCTCCGCGCTCTCGGACGGCTCGCCGTTCCCCGCGGTCGACGTCGTCGAGCGGACCGGCATCGGCGGCACGGGCCGGGTCGCGCTGCGCAACGCGTCGACGGTCGGCAAGGCGGCCGGGGTGTCGCTGCCCGACCAGGTCCCCGGCTACGTGACGCGGCTGATCGGGCTGGGCCTGGTCGACCTCGACGAAGAGGTGCCGTCGCTGGAGACGCAGTACGAGATCCTGCTGACCGACGAGACCGTGCGCGACGCCGAGAAGCACGTCAAGCGCGCGAAGTACGTCCGGCGGACGATCCACATCTCGCGCCTGGGCGCGCAGTTCTGGCAAGCCTGCGACCCGAGCCTCGGCTGA
- a CDS encoding DUF445 domain-containing protein gives MGSFLAGIVADFAQHWPLYVSIPIVAALIGYGTKLVAIRMMFQPVEFIGVKPFLGWQGIVPKRAARMASIACDTMTEQLIKPAEVVARLDASRIAQEIEKPLLAGVEDIVREVAGHYQPGLWESLPVRVQRLVIERVQHESPRMVAAVLDLIKSDVDSVFDLKGMVVTSLVKDKRLLNRIFQEAGAKEFKFIARSGLVFGGAIGIIQMVAWVLFKFPPIMPIFGLFTGWFTDWLALRMIFYPIEPRRYFGVQWQGLFLKRRAEVAEAYGSLIAKEIITPHNVIEAILHGPLSDRVLALIQRQLDRELGSVAKPLLVFAVGSRKYQDMKLSIASQIMSRLPETMRYIEDYATDAMDIRNVLVSKMKQLSPKEFERLLRPAFEQDEWILIATGAVLGFAVGEAQVLLLEHLAA, from the coding sequence ATGGGGTCGTTCCTCGCCGGCATCGTCGCCGACTTCGCGCAGCACTGGCCCCTCTACGTCTCGATCCCGATCGTCGCCGCGCTGATCGGCTACGGCACCAAGCTCGTCGCGATCCGGATGATGTTCCAGCCGGTGGAGTTCATCGGCGTCAAGCCGTTCCTCGGCTGGCAGGGCATCGTGCCCAAGCGCGCCGCGCGGATGGCGTCCATCGCCTGCGACACGATGACCGAGCAGCTGATCAAGCCGGCCGAGGTCGTCGCGCGGCTGGACGCGTCCCGGATCGCCCAGGAGATCGAGAAACCGCTGCTGGCCGGGGTCGAGGACATCGTCCGCGAGGTGGCGGGCCACTACCAGCCGGGCCTGTGGGAGTCGCTCCCGGTCCGCGTGCAGCGCCTGGTGATCGAGCGCGTCCAGCACGAGTCGCCGCGGATGGTCGCGGCGGTGCTCGACCTGATCAAGTCCGATGTGGACAGTGTGTTCGACCTCAAGGGCATGGTCGTCACCAGCCTGGTCAAGGACAAGCGCCTGCTCAACCGGATCTTCCAGGAGGCGGGCGCGAAGGAGTTCAAGTTCATCGCGCGCTCGGGCCTGGTGTTCGGCGGCGCGATCGGCATCATCCAGATGGTGGCGTGGGTGCTGTTCAAGTTCCCGCCGATCATGCCGATCTTCGGCCTGTTCACCGGCTGGTTCACGGACTGGCTGGCGCTGCGGATGATCTTCTACCCGATCGAGCCGCGTCGGTACTTCGGCGTCCAGTGGCAGGGGTTGTTCCTGAAGCGGCGCGCGGAGGTCGCGGAGGCCTACGGGTCGTTGATCGCGAAGGAGATCATCACCCCGCACAACGTCATCGAGGCCATCCTGCACGGGCCGCTGTCGGACCGCGTGCTGGCGCTGATCCAGCGCCAGCTCGACCGCGAACTCGGGAGCGTCGCGAAGCCGCTGCTGGTGTTCGCGGTGGGGAGCCGCAAGTACCAGGACATGAAGCTGTCGATCGCTTCGCAGATCATGTCCCGGCTCCCGGAGACGATGCGCTACATCGAGGACTACGCGACGGACGCGATGGACATCCGGAACGTGCTGGTCTCGAAGATGAAGCAGCTGTCCCCGAAGGAGTTCGAGCGCTTGCTGCGGCCGGCTTTCGAGCAGGACGAATGGATCCTGATCGCGACGGGCGCCGTGCTGGGGTTCGCGGTCGGTGAGGCCCAGGTCCTGCTGCTGGAGCACCTGGCGGCTTAG
- a CDS encoding winged helix-turn-helix transcriptional regulator has translation MDNGEVLPAEMCSLREVLDLVGDKWAIRVLVQLGDGARRFSELERALEGVSRRMLSLTLRGLERNGLVTRKVYPEVPPRVEYTMTPHAAELDEPLHALSAWAAKHRAKVAAARRAYDVG, from the coding sequence ATGGACAACGGCGAAGTTCTTCCGGCGGAGATGTGCTCCCTGCGCGAAGTCCTGGACCTGGTGGGCGACAAGTGGGCGATCCGGGTCCTGGTCCAGCTGGGCGACGGCGCCCGGCGGTTCAGCGAACTGGAGCGCGCGCTGGAGGGCGTCTCCCGGCGGATGCTGTCGCTGACGCTGCGAGGGTTGGAGCGCAACGGACTGGTGACGCGGAAGGTGTACCCGGAGGTCCCGCCCCGGGTGGAGTACACGATGACGCCCCACGCGGCGGAGCTGGACGAGCCGTTGCACGCGCTGTCGGCCTGGGCGGCGAAGCACCGGGCGAAGGTCGCCGCAGCGCGTCGAGCCTACGACGTCGGCTAA